The Vannielia litorea genome segment AGTCTTCGACGATGGAGGCCTGCTGCTCGGCGTTGTAGGTCGAGAAGGACTGGCCGGGCGTGTAGTCGTAGGCCGCGTTGCGGGACTGGCCCTTGATCATGCCGGAGCACTGGTGGGTGATCGAGTTCAGCACGTAGGTGGTGGAGGACCAGCTGTTGTGGCCCTGCCAGACATGGCAGGTTTCATGCACCATCAGTTCTTTGGTGTCGGCATTTGCCATCATGTCGGGATAGGCGGCGCCGACGTTCATGATGTAGCCGAGATTGATGATGCCTGCGGCCTGACTGACAGAGCGCAGCGCGTTTGTGATGTCGGTGAAGCCGGAGCCGGTGGCGTTGCGCATGGAGGTGAACCAGCTCATGCCCGGGATTTGCAGAACCAGCGAGTCGAGCGCGGCCCCGAAGGCGCCGGGGATGGTGGCGGCGCTGATCAGCGAGGTCGGGATGGTGAAGGGTGCGCCGCCGCCGCCGAGGGCGTCGGTCAGGATGATGCGGTAACGGCTGGGCAGGGTGCTTCCGTACACCCGTTCGACGAGTTCACGTTCGGGCGTTGTCATCAGCCGCGCGGCACTGGGCATTTGCATGGGTTCGATCCTTGAGAAAAGCATTCTGGAAATACCGCTCAGTCTGCCAAAGCAGGGCTGACCGGGCAAGGATCGCGGGTGTGGCGGCGCGGGAATTCACGCCCTGTGAACGGCTCAGACCGGGTGTCGTGCCTCGGGGACGGCGCGGAGCCAGTAGCTGCGCACAAGAGCCGCGAGGGTGGCCAGCGCGCCGAGTGCCGCAAGCAGGGCGACATCGGTATGGGTGGCCCAGTCCTTGACCGCGATGGCGGCCAGCGCCCAGGCCAGCGCGAGCGCATAGGTGGCGTGGGGGCGGAGGGTGAGCAGCACGGTCAGGCCCACCACAAGCGCGCCGGTGATGCAGGCGATGGCCCATGCCGTCTCGCCCATCAGCAGGCCGTAGCCCGCACCGGTGATGCCGAGCGAGGCGAAGCTGGCGGCGGTGAGCCAGCCTGCGAAGAGGCCGATGGGGGCGCCCAGCAGCCAGCTGTCATGCTGCGGGGCGCGGGCGGCGGCGCCGAGAGCGAGGATCAGCATGGCAAAGATCAGCACGGTGGCCCAGATCGGCGAGAGCGTGGCTGTCCAGAGCCAGAAGGTGCCGAGGGCCAGCGCGCCGAAGAGCGGCCAGCGGGGCCTGTCCCATTTCGGGTCCACACCCCGGGCAACGAGGCCGAAGAGGGCGGAGAGGATGAGCCAGACGTAGATCAGCCCCCAGATCGAGAAGGCCCAGCCAGCGGGTTGCACGGGCGGGTCGATTTGCGGGACGGGGAAGAGCGCAGGGTCGTAGCCCGCGAAGCTCGTCACGAAGAAGGGCGAGGCGGCGAAGGTCACGGTCGTGATCAGCACGAGCAGGGATTTGATGCGTTCCATGACATATGAACGCGCGAGGGGCGCGACGGGTTTCACCGCCACGCCCCGCGAGATGCGCTTTTGCGGCGCGATCAGTTGGCGACAGCTCCGACGGCACGGATCAGGTCAAGCACCTCGGCGGTGTCTTCGTCGATCCGGACCAGCACGCCATCATACACGGCATAGCGCGAGCCACCGGGGGCAGGCTCAAGGCCATATTGCCACGGACGGACGATGACGTAATCGTCGCGGTCCAGCCGCGAGCCGACGTTGATCCGGTAGTGCCGGTCGTCATCTGCCCGGACCCGCTTTTTGGCTTGGCCGGGCGGCACGCAGGCGGGGCTTTTCTTGGCGAGGCCGGGCGGGCAGCCGCGCACGACCTGTTCGGTGCGGTGCTTCTGCTTGGCGTGGCCTTTGCCGTTTCCTTTACCCTGTGCAAGCACCGGGCTTCCGACCGCCAGGCAGATCGCCGTGGCGGCCGCTGTGATTTGGGTCAGAGGGGACATCTCGTTACCTTTCCAGCGTTACATCCCTTGCGGGTTCGCTCAAATAACCCGTGGCCTCGGGGGGAGTTTCATCACGGTGGTTTGAGGTGCGGGCTGTGGCCCGAAAGAGACGCAGCGTCAGTTGCGTTTCATCGCGCAGGTGTTGATGCCGAGCAGGCTGTAGGGCGGGCAGTAGCCGATGGCGGCGGTGCCGAGCATCACCAGGCCGACGATCCCGGCGATCCAGGCCCAGGCCCCGGTGAGGGCGGTGAAGGCGAGCACCAGCAGGACGATGCCTGCGGCAAGGCGGATGAGGCGGTCGATCCGGCCGACGTTTTGAGGGAACATGAGGGGCCTCCCGGCGCTGTTACATTCTAAGTTTAGAATATGTTAAAACACTCGCCGGGAGAAGGGGGCATCTGGCCGCAGGGGCCTTGGGCGAGGGGCTAGTGCCGGTGGCGGGCCTCGAAGCGGGGGAGCATGGCGGAGAAGTCCTTGTCGCCCGCGCCTTCGGCCTCGACGAAGGCCTCGTAGAGGCGCATGGCGGCTTCGCCCATGGGCGTGTCGGCGTCGGCGGCTTCGGCGGCCTGTTGGCTGAGGCGCAGGTCTTTCAGCATCAGGGCGGAGGCGAAGCCGGGCTGGTAGCCGTTGTCGGCGGGCGATTTGGGGCCGACGCCGGGGGCGGGGCAGTAGGCGTTCATAGTCCAGCTGTAGCCGGAGGAGGTGGAGACGACATCGAACATCGACTGGCGGTCGAGCCCCAGCTTGTCGGCCAGGGCGAAGGCCTCGCAGGTGGCGATCATGGTGACGCCGAGGATCATGTTGTTGCAGATCTTGGCGGCCTGGCCCATGCCCGCGCCGCCGCAGAGCACGGACTTTTGCCCCATCACCTCGAAGAGCGGCAGGGCGGTGGCATAGGCGGCCTCGGGGCCGCCGACCATGAAGGTGAGCGTGCCCGCCGTGGCGCCGCCGGTGCCGCCGGAGACTGGGGCATCGAGCGCGGAGAGGCCCGCGGCCTGCGCGGATTCGGCCACCGCCTGCGCGCTTTCGACATCGACGGTGGAGCAATCGAGATGAATGGCACCGGCGTCCATCGCCGGGTGGATGTCGCCTGCGACCGATTGCAGGATCGCGCCGTTGGGCAGCATGGTGATGACCACATCGGCCCCGGCGGCGGCCTCGGCGGCGGATTTGGCCATGGGGATGCCCTCGGGCGCGGAATGGGTATCGAACCCGGTGACGAGGTGGCCTGCGGCGATGAGGTTGCGGGCCATGGGCGCGCCCATGTTGCCCAGTCCGATGAAGCCGATTTTCATGTGAGGTCCTCCGGGAATGTCAAATCGTCTGCGCCGAGCGGCGCGAGCATGGCCTCGACCTGCGCGGCGGGCACATCGGCCAGCGCGGCGTGGGGCCATTTGGGGCTGCGGTCCTTGTCGATGACGGCGGCGCGGATGCCTTCGAGGAAGTTGCCCTGCTCCATGCAGCGATGGGTGAAGCGGTATTCGAGGGTCAGGGCCTCGCGGATCGTGCTCTTGGGGCCGAGGCGGCGCAGGATCTCGATATGGCAGGCCGCCGCCAGCGGGTCGGCGCGGGAAAGCGCCTTGAGCGCCTGCTGGGCCAGCTCGGAGGGGGCGGCGGCGAGGGAGGCGGCGATCTCGCCGGGGGGGCGGTTGAAGTGGGCTGCGATGGTCTTCATCTCGATGTAGAAATCGGCCTGCGCGGCGAGATCGTCAGCCCCGAGATAAGCGGGGATGCCGGGCGCCCCGCTTTCGCACATGGCGGCCTTGAGGGTGGGCCAGTGCTGCTCGTCCACGAAGTGGTCGGCAAAGCCGAAGAGCGCGTGCATCCCCTTGAGGCGGTGGCCGGTGGTGCCGATCCACGCGCCGGCGCCGGGGTGGAGGGCGGAGAGCTTTGCAAGAATGTAGCTACCACCCACGTCTGGCACCAGCCCGATGCCGCATTCTGGCATGGCGATCTGGGAACTGGCGCCGACGATCCGGGTGGAGGCATGGCAGCCCAGCCCAACACCGCCGCCCATGGTGAAGCCCTGCATGAAAGCGACGACGGGCTTGGGGTAGGTGGCGAGGCGGGCGTTCATGGCGTATTCGTCGCGCCAGAACTTGCGGCCATAGGCATAGTCGCCCGCGGTGCCGGTGCTGTGCATCTCGACGATGTCGCCCCCGGCGCAGAAGGCCTTCTCGCCCTCCGCGTCGATCAGCACGAGCTGCACGGCGGGGTCGCTGGCCCAGGTTTTGAGCGCCTCATCGACGGCCATGCACATGTCATAGGAGAGGGCGTTGAGCGCCTTCTCGCGGTTGAGGGTGATGCGGCCTGCGCGGCCTTCGGTGCGAATCCGGATGTCTGTCATTTTGCCAGCATGGCACGGGCGGTGATCATGCGCATGATTTCGTTGGTGCCTTCGAGAATCTGGTGGACGCGGAGATCGCGCACCAGCTTTTCGATGCCGTAGTCGGCGAGGTAGCCGTAGCCGCCGTGGAGTTGGAGGCATTGGTCGACAATGCGGGAGCCGGCCTCGGTGCAGAACTTCTTGGCCATGGCGCAGAATTGGGTGGCATCCGGCGAGGCGTTGTCGAGCTTCCAGGCGGCCTGGCGGAGGAAGACACGGGCGGCCTGCAGCTCGATCTCCATGTCGGCGAGGCGGAACTGGAGGGCCTGAAACTGGTCGATCGACTGGCCGAAGGCCTTGCGGTCATGCATGTAGGCGAGGGTTGCGGTGAGCGCGGTTTGCGCGGCTCCGAGCGAGCAGGCGGAGATGTTCAGCCGCCCGCCGTCGAGGCCCATCATGGCGTATTTGAAGCCCTTGCCCTCTTCGCCCAGCAGGTTCTCTGGCGGGATCTTGCAGCCGTCCATCTGAACTTGCCGGGTGGGCTGCGAGCGCCACCCCATCTTGTCTTCCAGCCCGCCGAAAGAGAGGCCTTCTGTTCCATCCTCGATGACGAGGGCGGAGATGCCGCGGGCGGTGTCATCGCCGGTGCGGGCCATGACGACATAGGCATCGGAATAGCCGCCGCCGGAGATGAAGGCTTTGGTGCCGGTGAGGCTGTAGCCCTCATTGGTCTTGGTGGCCTTGGTTTTCAGCGCCGCCGCGTCGGAGCCGGAGCCGGGCTCGGTGAGGCAGTAGGAGAAGACGGTTTCCATCGTGAGCGCCTTGGGCAGGTATTTTTCCCGCGTCTCGTCGGAGCCGAAGGCCGAGAGCATCTTGGCGCACATGTTGTGGATGGAGAGGAAGGCCGCGACGGAGGGGCAGGCCATGGAGAGGGCCTCGAAGACCAGCGTGGCATCGAGCCGGGAGAGGCCGGAGCCGCCATGCTCCTCGGGGACGTAGAGCCCGGCGAGGCCGAGGGCGGCGATCTCGGGCCAGAGGGCCTTGGGGATGGTGCCCTCGCGCTCCCATTGCTGGGCGTGGGGGGCGATGTGCTGTTGGCCAAAGCCGTGAGCCATGTCGAAGATGGCCTGCTGCTCCTCGGAGAGCGCGAAATCCATGATGTCCTCCCGTTTGCGTTATTGAACGCGGGTTCAATTCTGGCGGGGTGTTTGCCCCGAGGCAAGAGGTTTTGAGTCAGGTTGGTTTTGCAGAAATGCGGGTGTGGGGAGGGGTGTTGGTGTTGGAGTGGGGGCGCTGCCCCCACACCCCCGGAGATATTTTCAGCAAGAAAATGGGCGGGGGCGGGGAAAATTTTAGATGAATTGGAAGGGTTTATCGTCAGGGCGGGATGTGTCTTTGGCAGTGGCGCGGATTTTAGGTGAATCTTAAGCGTCAGAGGCCATGGTGGAACTCGTCGATGAGGTGTTCAACGACCGAGCGCATGGCGGCGGGTTTGTCGGCTCCCGCCTCAAGGTTCCCCTTGAACACCTCCCGCTGGCGGTCGGCGGAGGTGCCGATTGCCACGATCTCCGGGAGGCGGGCGATTTCGGCTTCGCAGCCTAGGGCGTGGGCGTCTTCTGCGAGGATGTCGACGAGTTCTTCGGCGAGGGTTTGCATCGGGATGATCTCGCGGGCGCCGAAGTCGATCAGGCCTTCGGTGGTGCCGTAGCGTTGGGCGCGCCAGCGGTTTTCGGCGATGAGGAAGCGGTCGTAGCGGCGCCAGCGGAGGTTGCGGCTGCGCATGCGCCAGAGCATCCGCAGCAGGGCCTGGTTGGTGGCGGCGAGGGTGAGCGTGTCTTCCAGCCGGGGGCTCACGTCGCAGATGCGGGTCTCGAGCGTGGGGAAGCGGTGGGAGGGGCGCAGATCCCACCAGATCTTGGTGCTGTCTTCGATGACGCCGAGGTCGATCAGCACCTGCACGGTGCGCTCATATTCGCCGAAGCTGTCGAAGCTGGGGGGCAGGCCGGTGCGGGGGAGGTTGTCGAAGACGGTGAGCCGGTAGGAGGCGAGGCCGGTATCCTCGCCCTGCCAGAAGGGGGAGGAGGACGAGAGGGCGAGCAGGTGCGGCAGGAAGTAGCTGAGTTGCGGCAGCAGGTCGGCGCGCAGGTCGTCATCCTCGATGCCGACGTGGACGTGCATGCCGCAGATGAGCATCCGCCGGACCACGCCGCCCAGGTCGCGGGAGAGGGCGTTGTAACGGTCGCGGTCGGTGTGGGGCTGGTCCTTCCAGTCGGCGAAGGGGTGGCACGAGACGGCGATGGGGGCGAGGTTGTGAGCGGCGGCGCAGCGGGAGACGGTGGCGCGCAGGCGTTTGAGCTCTTCGCGGGCTGCGCCGATGTTTTCGCACACGCGGGTGCCGATCTCGATCTGGCATTGCAGGAACTCGGGCGAGACCTGCTCGGACAGCTCGGCGGTGCAGGCCTCCATCAGCGCTTCGGGCGCGCGGGCGAGGTCGAGCGTGTCGCGGTCGACCAGCAGATATTCTTCCTCGATACCGAGGGTGAAGCTGGGGGTGGTGACGGCCATAGGTGCCTCCGCTGTTTGGAGAAGAGTGGCAGAGGCGGGCGGGTCGGGGAAGAGAAAGACGTGTGCCGGGCGCACAGGTTTTGGGCAGGCGGGGCGGCGCGGCGGGCAGGGGAAAGGCAACCGCAGGGCGAGTGGGCCGATGCGGCGGCGGCGGGCTGGCGCGGGCCGCCACGCGGGAGGAGGATTGGCGCAGGGGGCCTGTGGCGCGCGCAGCGGCGCGGCGGGGGCCTTTTTGCGCGGATGAAACGACAGCAGGTCAGGAGGGACGACCATGGCCACGATCGAAGAGATACCGGGGGCGGAGATGCCCCATGCGGGCGGCGGCGAGGATGCGCTGGCGCCGGTGACGGGGGAGGCGAAGAGCTGGGGCTGGTTTGCGATTTTCAACATCTGGGCCAACGACATACAGTCACTCTTTGGCTACAGCCTCGTGGCCTCGCTCTTTATCAGCTACGGGGTGAGCGGCTGGACGGCCTTTGCCGCGCTGATCTGCTCGGGGCTGCTGGTGATGTTTCTGGTCAACCTCTCGGGCGCGGCGGGGGAGCGCTATGGCATCCCCTATCCGGTGCTGGCGCGGGCCTCGAAGGGGACGCAGGGGGCCAAGCTGCCGGCGGTGCTGCGGGCGATCGTGGCGGTGTTCTGGTATGGCGTGCAGGTCTATTTTGCCTCCACCGCGCTGGCGCTGCTGATCTACTCGGTCACCGGGCTCAGCGGCGGCGCGGAGGTGCTGGGGCTGACGGCAGTGGATTGGGTGAGTTTCTTCATCGTCTGGGCCTTTCACATCGTCATCTTCTGGCGCGGGATGGGCTGGGTGGAGACCTTTCTGAACATCGCGGGGCCCTTCGTTTATGCGGTGATGATCGGCTTGGTGATCGTGCTTTGGCAGAAGTCGGACGGGCAGTTGCTGGCACAGGCGCGGACGATCTTTGCCAATCCGGAGGCGACATGGGGCACGGAGATCACCGGGTTCATCGCCATCGTGGGCACGATGATCAGCTATTTCGCTGCGGTGTTGCTGAACTTTTCGGACTTCAGCCGCTATGCGAAAGACCGGCGGGCGATGCTGCTGGGCAACCTCGCGGGGCTGCCGCTGAACATGATCCTGTTCTCGGCGCTGGCGCTGCTGACCACGGCCGGGGCGGCGGTGGTCTATGGCGAGGCGATCATCAACCCGACCGAGATCGTGGAGAAGACCGACAGCGTGGTGCTCAGCATCATCGCCGCCGTGACCTTCTTTGCAGCAACCGTGGGGATCAACCTTGTGGCCAACTTCATCCCGAGCGTGAACGGGATCGCCAACCTTGCGCCGAAGCGGATCAGCTTCCGCATGGCGGGGATGATCACCTCGGTCTTTGCGCTGGTGATCGGCGGGCTCTGGACGAGCTTCATTGCCGAGTTCGGGATCAGCGGGTTCGTGAACACGCTTGGGGCCACGCTGGCGCCGGTCTTCGGGATCATGATGGCGGATTACTACCTGTTACGGAAGCAGGAACTGGTGCGCGATGAGCTCTATGACCTCGAAGGCGGGCGGTATCGCTACGGGAACGGCTGGAACGATGCGGCGATGATCGCCTTCGCCGTGGGGGCGGTGTTCTCGGTGGCTACCGTTTGGGTGCCGTTTCTGGCGGTGTTGTCGGGTTACGCTTGGCTGATCGGCGCAGGGCTTGGCGGCGCGGTCTACATGGCTTTGGCGAAAGGGAAGGTCGCGGCCTGAGGGGCGCGCTATCCGGTACAAGCGGCGGCCCGCCCCATTGGGCGGGCCATCGGCTGTTAGTCCGCGATGACGGTGAGGTCGGCGTCGAGATCGGTGACGAAGAGGGAGTTTTCGCGGATCACCACGCGATCACTCTCGCCGGTCGAGCGGAGACCGGAGGGGCTGTCGGACGACAGGTTGTAGACCACGCGGCCATCGTCGGCCTCGTCGGTGATCTGGGGCAGGACGAAGCGCTGGGTCACGATGCCGTTCGGCGCGGTGCACTCGTTTCCGGTGCGGGTCGAGCCGGTGGGGCAATCGGGGCTCTGGAAGCTCTGGGCCGCGAGGGGCGCAGCGGCGAGCGTGGCGCAGAGGGTGAAGGCAGTGCGGATCATGGCGTTTCCTTTCGGTTGAAGGAGTAACGCCGGTGTCTGGCCGGGGGTTCCGCGCGGGGGGCGCGCTGTCAGACCGGGCGGCGGGCCAGCGCGTCGAAGCTCGTTTCGGAGAGGCCCAGCACCTCGAGGGTGCCGCGCTCGGTATCCTGCAGGATCGGCACGATGGCATCGAGGTCTTCCCAGCTGCGCATGATGAGCCGCGCCATCTCGGCGGTCTGCGGGGTCGGGGCGTAATAGACCATGATGGTTTCCGGCCCGCGCAGGAAGGCCTCGGCCTTCTTGGCCTGAATGCCGAGGAGGGCGGCGTAATCCTTGTCCCAGCTGGTGACGGCGGAGAGGTCAACGAGCTGCTTCTGCCCGGGGCGGAAGCCCGGATCGGACATGTAGCGGCCGAAGGTTTCCATCGTTTCGGGGATGCCGGCGTGGCCCTCGTAGCGAACGTAGACGAGGCCTATGTCAGGGAAGATGCGGTAAGTGAGTGGCATTGGCGGTCCTTGAGCGGTCAGGG includes the following:
- a CDS encoding enoyl-CoA hydratase/isomerase family protein translates to MTDIRIRTEGRAGRITLNREKALNALSYDMCMAVDEALKTWASDPAVQLVLIDAEGEKAFCAGGDIVEMHSTGTAGDYAYGRKFWRDEYAMNARLATYPKPVVAFMQGFTMGGGVGLGCHASTRIVGASSQIAMPECGIGLVPDVGGSYILAKLSALHPGAGAWIGTTGHRLKGMHALFGFADHFVDEQHWPTLKAAMCESGAPGIPAYLGADDLAAQADFYIEMKTIAAHFNRPPGEIAASLAAAPSELAQQALKALSRADPLAAACHIEILRRLGPKSTIREALTLEYRFTHRCMEQGNFLEGIRAAVIDKDRSPKWPHAALADVPAAQVEAMLAPLGADDLTFPEDLT
- a CDS encoding NCS1 family nucleobase:cation symporter-1, whose product is MPHAGGGEDALAPVTGEAKSWGWFAIFNIWANDIQSLFGYSLVASLFISYGVSGWTAFAALICSGLLVMFLVNLSGAAGERYGIPYPVLARASKGTQGAKLPAVLRAIVAVFWYGVQVYFASTALALLIYSVTGLSGGAEVLGLTAVDWVSFFIVWAFHIVIFWRGMGWVETFLNIAGPFVYAVMIGLVIVLWQKSDGQLLAQARTIFANPEATWGTEITGFIAIVGTMISYFAAVLLNFSDFSRYAKDRRAMLLGNLAGLPLNMILFSALALLTTAGAAVVYGEAIINPTEIVEKTDSVVLSIIAAVTFFAATVGINLVANFIPSVNGIANLAPKRISFRMAGMITSVFALVIGGLWTSFIAEFGISGFVNTLGATLAPVFGIMMADYYLLRKQELVRDELYDLEGGRYRYGNGWNDAAMIAFAVGAVFSVATVWVPFLAVLSGYAWLIGAGLGGAVYMALAKGKVAA
- a CDS encoding acyl-CoA dehydrogenase family protein translates to MDFALSEEQQAIFDMAHGFGQQHIAPHAQQWEREGTIPKALWPEIAALGLAGLYVPEEHGGSGLSRLDATLVFEALSMACPSVAAFLSIHNMCAKMLSAFGSDETREKYLPKALTMETVFSYCLTEPGSGSDAAALKTKATKTNEGYSLTGTKAFISGGGYSDAYVVMARTGDDTARGISALVIEDGTEGLSFGGLEDKMGWRSQPTRQVQMDGCKIPPENLLGEEGKGFKYAMMGLDGGRLNISACSLGAAQTALTATLAYMHDRKAFGQSIDQFQALQFRLADMEIELQAARVFLRQAAWKLDNASPDATQFCAMAKKFCTEAGSRIVDQCLQLHGGYGYLADYGIEKLVRDLRVHQILEGTNEIMRMITARAMLAK
- a CDS encoding RcnB family protein; the protein is MSPLTQITAAATAICLAVGSPVLAQGKGNGKGHAKQKHRTEQVVRGCPPGLAKKSPACVPPGQAKKRVRADDDRHYRINVGSRLDRDDYVIVRPWQYGLEPAPGGSRYAVYDGVLVRIDEDTAEVLDLIRAVGAVAN
- a CDS encoding DUF2892 domain-containing protein, producing the protein MFPQNVGRIDRLIRLAAGIVLLVLAFTALTGAWAWIAGIVGLVMLGTAAIGYCPPYSLLGINTCAMKRN
- the mmsB gene encoding 3-hydroxyisobutyrate dehydrogenase — translated: MKIGFIGLGNMGAPMARNLIAAGHLVTGFDTHSAPEGIPMAKSAAEAAAGADVVITMLPNGAILQSVAGDIHPAMDAGAIHLDCSTVDVESAQAVAESAQAAGLSALDAPVSGGTGGATAGTLTFMVGGPEAAYATALPLFEVMGQKSVLCGGAGMGQAAKICNNMILGVTMIATCEAFALADKLGLDRQSMFDVVSTSSGYSWTMNAYCPAPGVGPKSPADNGYQPGFASALMLKDLRLSQQAAEAADADTPMGEAAMRLYEAFVEAEGAGDKDFSAMLPRFEARHRH
- a CDS encoding carboxylate-amine ligase, with the protein product MAVTTPSFTLGIEEEYLLVDRDTLDLARAPEALMEACTAELSEQVSPEFLQCQIEIGTRVCENIGAAREELKRLRATVSRCAAAHNLAPIAVSCHPFADWKDQPHTDRDRYNALSRDLGGVVRRMLICGMHVHVGIEDDDLRADLLPQLSYFLPHLLALSSSSPFWQGEDTGLASYRLTVFDNLPRTGLPPSFDSFGEYERTVQVLIDLGVIEDSTKIWWDLRPSHRFPTLETRICDVSPRLEDTLTLAATNQALLRMLWRMRSRNLRWRRYDRFLIAENRWRAQRYGTTEGLIDFGAREIIPMQTLAEELVDILAEDAHALGCEAEIARLPEIVAIGTSADRQREVFKGNLEAGADKPAAMRSVVEHLIDEFHHGL